The Bos indicus isolate NIAB-ARS_2022 breed Sahiwal x Tharparkar chromosome 28, NIAB-ARS_B.indTharparkar_mat_pri_1.0, whole genome shotgun sequence genome has a window encoding:
- the LOC109553657 gene encoding olfactory receptor 2AP1-like, which yields MTVRDTERTVGVKNESTIQELVLEAFPAAQHLGGLLFLVHLLAYLASIMGNTVIILITWADHRLQTPMYVLPSTFSFCECCFITTVIPKLLSIFLSGRQTIPFPACLTQAFFFLFIGAGTFFLMAVTSLDRYLAICKPLHYASIMNLRVSFLLIFLCYSLSFIFFTGLMLKVSQLSFCGPNIISHFFCDLGSLIHLSCSDSSSVETYFFFVTSFVILLSLIVTITAYSNIVVTILRLPSAKERQKAFSTCSSHLIVLSLMYGSCVFIYLNPKQVDRLDSNKEAALVNTVVTPVLNPVIYTLRNKQVHQALRDTLSRVRWQK from the coding sequence ATGACagtcagagacacagagagaactgTGGGGGTGAAAAATGAGTCCACCATCCAGGAGTTAGTTCTGGAGGCGTTTCCTGCTGCCCAGCACTTGGGGGGCCTCCTCTTCCTGGTGCACCTGCTCGCATACCTGGCCTCTATCATGGGAAACACAGTCATAATCCTCATCACCTGGGCTGACCATCGCCTCCAGACGCCAATGTATGTTTTGCCGAGCACTTTCTCCTTCTGCGAATGCTGTTTCATCACCACAGTCATTCCTAAACTGCTGTCCATCTTCCTTTCAGGAAGGCAAACAATTCCCTTTCCTGCTTGCCTCACACAAgccttcttctttttatttattggagCAGGAACTTTCTTTCTCATGGCAGTGACGTCATTGGATCGATACctggccatctgcaagcctctGCACTATGCATCCATCATGAACCTGAGGGTTAGTTTCCTTCTGATTTTCTTGTGCTATTCCTTGTCCTTCATCTTCTTCACTGGTCTGATGCTCAAAGTTTCCCAGTTATCATTCTGTGGCCCCAATATCAtctctcatttcttctgtgaCCTTGGCTCTTTAATTCATCTCTCCTGCTCTGACAGCAGCTCTGTTGAAACGTATTTCTTCTTTGTTACTTCGTTTGTCATTCTACTATCCCTCATTGTAACCATCACTGCCTACAGCAACATAGTCGTCACAATCCTGCGACTCCCATCAGCCAAGGAGAGACAGAAAGctttctccacctgctcctctcACCTCATTGTCCTCTCCCTGATGTACGGCAGCTGTGTGTTTATTTACCTGAACCCAAAGCAGGTGGACAGGCTGGACTCCAACAAGGAGGCCGCCCTTGTGAACACAGTGGTGACCCCAGTGCTGAACCCTGTCATCTACACCCTGAGGAACAAGCAGGTCCACCAGGCTCTGAGGGACACACTGTCTAGGGTGAGGTGGCAGAAGTAG